The window AATAGCAATCGCAGGCATAATCGAATTGGCTAACTTATTCGCCAGCATATAGCTCAGCGCACTCCCCAGATTCTCGTGTTTCAGCAATGTGGCATGAAAAAAGCTGGCCAGCATCGGTTCACAATCTGCGAGACTGCGCGCTTCTGCCTTGATATTGGTCCAGACCAGTTCCAGTTCTTCTGTCGACATTGCCATACTCTCCGAGATGCCACACACCACAACGTATATCTGTTCTCAAACGGCGGACTGATTAGCACCACCGCTCACATACAAGAAAATGAAGATACTATGAGCCTCCAAGATTAGGAAGCCCAGCATATACTCGTCATACTTCAAGTTGCATGTGCGTTGGCTACGTTCAGTCACCCGGGTCACTTACCTGAGTAAGCTCATCGGGATTCCTTCTCTTGCCGCCTTCCTGAAACTCGAATTATTTAGAGCATAGAACGACGTGTTTTATAATTTGGCGGTTTCGTCTTTACGCGTGCGCCCCAACAGGCTCAGTGCCGCCTCTCGGGCGTCTTTTCCGCAATAGAGAACTTGCCAGAGTTGTTCGGTAATCGGCATTTCAACGCCGTAGCGCTGCGCTAATGCCAGAACCTCTTTTGTATTGCGATACCCTTCAACAACCTGGCCAATGCTATCCTGCGCGCTCTGCACATCCATTCCCTGCCCCAGCATCATACCAAAGCGTCGGTTACGGGACTGATTATCAGTACAGGTCAGCACCAGATCGCCCAGCCCAGCCATCCCCATGAAGGTGGTGGGATCCGCCCCCAGCGCCGTACCAAGCCGAGTCATTTCAGCCAGCCCACGGGTGATCAATGCGGTGCGTGCATTTGCGCCAAACCCAATGCCGTCAGACATCCCGGCACCGATAGCAATGACGTTCTTCACCGCCCCGCCCAGCTGCACACCGATAAAATCTGGGTTGCTGTATACGCGGAAGCTCTTTCCACAGTGCAGTAGACGTTGCAGATCGTCAGCAAATTCACGGTCCGTCGATGCCAGAGCAATAGCCGTCGGCATGCCAGCTGCTAATTCTTTAGCGAATGTCGGGCCGGATACCACCGCGAGCGGAATGGTTTCGCCCAGCGCTTCGCGAGCGACATCCTGCAACAACCGTCCCGTTTCCGCTTCCAGCCCTTTCGTCGCCCACACGATACGCGCATCGGCACGCAAATGCGGTTTCAACTGACGCAGAACATCACCAAACACATGGCTCGGCACAACAACCAGCACGTTTCTGCTGGCAGCAAGCGCCTGCCCCAGATTGGTTTCCAACTGTAGTGAATCGGGGAAAGGGACATCAGGCAGGAATGCCTGATTACAGCGAGCGGCCTGTAATGCCTGAATGTGCGCGGGGTTGTGGCCCCACAGCACGACTCGATGGCCATTACGCGCCAGCGTAATGGCCAGAGCGGTGCCGTATGAACCGGCACCGATGACGGTCATGGAAGCGTCAGACGCGTTCATCAGGCATCCTGATGCTGCGCAGCGCCTTCACCTTCGGTCTGCTGCTGCAGGTAATTCATGAACAGCGCATCAAAGTT is drawn from Pectobacterium aroidearum and contains these coding sequences:
- the gpsA gene encoding NAD(P)H-dependent glycerol-3-phosphate dehydrogenase; its protein translation is MNASDASMTVIGAGSYGTALAITLARNGHRVVLWGHNPAHIQALQAARCNQAFLPDVPFPDSLQLETNLGQALAASRNVLVVVPSHVFGDVLRQLKPHLRADARIVWATKGLEAETGRLLQDVAREALGETIPLAVVSGPTFAKELAAGMPTAIALASTDREFADDLQRLLHCGKSFRVYSNPDFIGVQLGGAVKNVIAIGAGMSDGIGFGANARTALITRGLAEMTRLGTALGADPTTFMGMAGLGDLVLTCTDNQSRNRRFGMMLGQGMDVQSAQDSIGQVVEGYRNTKEVLALAQRYGVEMPITEQLWQVLYCGKDAREAALSLLGRTRKDETAKL